A region from the Halomarina litorea genome encodes:
- a CDS encoding DUF5813 family protein yields the protein MTDEVPDAARRAFEAHDAFSEDADDGAYRLETTDFDGRVTAAESDTEWALRYTVTVRAPTLDAAVEEDVGPNLQEGWLDTLELRSADAPGAVRERVTLDDHAVRTEGEEVVVEYVFTMGDADRAPAVAKAMAEYVEGTYMEGVVPGFTYRPPVADLLDEATQGDGKEGGGPMPL from the coding sequence ATGACTGACGAGGTGCCCGACGCGGCACGCCGCGCGTTCGAGGCTCACGACGCGTTCTCGGAGGACGCGGACGACGGCGCGTACCGACTGGAGACGACCGACTTCGACGGGCGCGTGACCGCGGCGGAGTCAGACACAGAGTGGGCGCTCCGCTACACCGTGACGGTCCGGGCGCCGACGCTCGACGCCGCCGTCGAGGAGGACGTCGGCCCGAACTTACAGGAGGGGTGGCTCGACACGCTCGAACTCCGGAGCGCGGACGCACCCGGTGCCGTCCGGGAGCGCGTGACCCTCGACGACCACGCCGTCCGCACGGAGGGCGAGGAGGTGGTCGTCGAGTACGTCTTCACGATGGGCGACGCGGACCGCGCGCCCGCCGTGGCGAAGGCGATGGCCGAGTACGTCGAGGGGACGTACATGGAGGGCGTCGTCCCGGGGTTCACCTACCGACCGCCGGTCGCGGACCTGCTGGACGAGGCGACCCAGGGCGACGGGAAGGAGGGCGGCGGCCCGATGCCGCTCTGA
- the htpX gene encoding zinc metalloprotease HtpX, with translation MQWKPDWGLRGRMALTMFLLFALYLVFVVVIAQTNLVGYLVLMVPFLVAQFFFSDRLALYSMGAREVSEEEYPELHAMVSRLSQQADLPKPKVTVADSRVPNAFATGRSQKKSAVCVTTGIMRTLNQEELEGVMAHELAHIKNRDVAVMTVASFLSTIAFMIVRWGAFFGGGRDRNNGGVIVAIVASLAVWIVSFVLIRTLSRYREFAADRGGAVITGKPSALASALLKIDGTMDSVPKEDLREQSEMNAFFIIPIRSGFIGRLFSTHPTTEKRVERLRALERELETA, from the coding sequence ATGCAGTGGAAACCGGACTGGGGACTGCGTGGGCGCATGGCGCTCACGATGTTCCTGTTGTTCGCCCTCTACCTGGTCTTCGTGGTGGTGATAGCGCAGACGAATCTCGTCGGCTATCTCGTGTTGATGGTGCCGTTCCTCGTCGCGCAGTTCTTCTTCAGCGACAGACTCGCGCTCTACTCGATGGGGGCCCGCGAGGTGAGCGAGGAGGAGTACCCCGAACTCCACGCGATGGTCTCGCGACTGAGCCAGCAGGCCGACCTCCCCAAACCGAAGGTGACCGTGGCCGACAGCCGCGTCCCCAACGCCTTCGCGACGGGTCGCTCCCAGAAGAAGTCCGCCGTCTGCGTGACGACGGGCATCATGCGCACGCTGAACCAGGAGGAACTGGAGGGCGTCATGGCTCACGAACTCGCGCACATCAAGAACCGCGACGTGGCGGTCATGACCGTCGCGTCGTTCCTCTCGACCATCGCGTTCATGATCGTCCGCTGGGGTGCGTTCTTCGGTGGGGGCCGCGATCGGAACAACGGTGGCGTCATCGTCGCCATCGTCGCGTCGCTGGCCGTCTGGATCGTCTCGTTCGTCCTCATCCGGACGCTCTCACGCTACCGCGAGTTCGCCGCCGACCGTGGCGGGGCCGTCATCACCGGGAAACCGAGCGCGCTCGCCAGTGCGCTCCTCAAGATCGACGGCACGATGGACAGCGTCCCAAAAGAGGACCTGCGCGAGCAGTCGGAGATGAACGCGTTCTTCATCATCCCCATCCGCAGCGGGTTCATCGGACGGCTGTTCAGCACCCACCCCACCACCGAGAAGCGCGTCGAGCGACTCCGCGCGCTCGAACGCGAACTCGAGACGGCCTGA
- a CDS encoding ABC transporter ATP-binding protein, which produces MSDANRPLLSVRGLTKHYPITQGVLQREVGRVRAVDGIDFDVHPGETVGIVGESGCGKSTAATSLLRVEEPTAGEILFDGEDITDFDRTELKAFRRRAQMVFQDPTSSFDPRMSIGDSVAEPLQIHGMRDRKRRRRIVENLLERVGLSADDYDRYPHEFSGGQKQRIGLARALVLNPDLIVADEPVSALDVSVQAAILELINDLQAEFGLAILLISHDMGVVREICDRVAVMYLGEIVEIGPTEELFGNPQHPYTRALMSSIPSADPRKRGQAIELTGTVPSPSNPPSGCRFHTRCPEVIPPEGYDFEQSEWRHVMNLRHRVQTDDLDVDTVRAFLVEEGDYDSASEVDAAALRREIRREFDLPESLSDPEAEAVLSDALDRVAEGDLKTAAERLREAFPTVCEEDHPELEATGAGHPAACHLHGEQTASVRSLADD; this is translated from the coding sequence ATGAGTGACGCGAACCGACCGCTGCTGTCGGTCCGCGGCCTCACCAAACACTACCCCATCACGCAGGGTGTCCTCCAGCGAGAGGTCGGTCGCGTGCGCGCCGTCGACGGCATCGACTTCGACGTGCACCCCGGCGAGACGGTCGGCATCGTCGGGGAGTCCGGCTGTGGGAAGTCCACGGCCGCCACCTCCCTGTTGCGCGTCGAGGAGCCGACCGCCGGCGAAATCCTGTTCGACGGCGAGGACATCACCGACTTCGACAGGACGGAGTTGAAGGCCTTCCGCCGGCGCGCCCAGATGGTCTTCCAGGACCCCACGTCGAGTTTCGACCCGCGGATGAGCATCGGCGACTCCGTCGCCGAACCGCTCCAGATCCACGGGATGCGCGACCGCAAACGCCGCCGTCGTATCGTCGAGAACCTCCTCGAACGCGTCGGTCTCTCGGCGGACGACTACGACCGCTACCCACACGAGTTCTCGGGCGGACAGAAACAGCGCATCGGTCTCGCCCGGGCGCTCGTCCTCAACCCGGACCTCATCGTGGCGGACGAACCCGTCTCGGCGCTGGACGTGAGCGTGCAGGCGGCCATCCTCGAACTCATCAACGACCTGCAGGCGGAGTTCGGGCTGGCTATCCTGCTCATCAGCCACGACATGGGCGTGGTGCGGGAGATCTGCGACCGCGTCGCGGTGATGTATCTCGGGGAGATCGTCGAGATCGGCCCGACCGAGGAACTGTTCGGGAACCCCCAGCACCCCTACACACGGGCGCTGATGTCCTCGATTCCCTCGGCGGACCCCCGCAAGCGCGGGCAGGCCATCGAACTGACCGGGACCGTCCCGAGTCCGTCGAACCCGCCCTCCGGGTGCCGGTTCCACACTCGCTGTCCCGAAGTCATCCCCCCCGAGGGGTACGACTTCGAGCAATCTGAGTGGCGACACGTGATGAACCTCAGACACCGCGTCCAGACCGACGACCTCGACGTGGACACCGTGCGCGCGTTCCTCGTCGAGGAGGGCGACTACGACTCGGCGAGCGAGGTGGACGCGGCGGCGCTCCGGCGCGAGATTCGCCGCGAGTTCGACCTCCCCGAGTCGCTGTCGGACCCGGAGGCCGAGGCGGTCCTCTCGGACGCCCTCGATCGCGTCGCCGAGGGCGACCTGAAGACGGCCGCCGAGCGACTCCGCGAGGCGTTCCCGACGGTCTGCGAGGAGGACCACCCCGAACTGGAGGCGACGGGGGCGGGCCACCCCGCGGCCTGTCACCTCCACGGCGAACAGACCGCGTCGGTCAGGTCCCTCGCGGACGACTAG
- a CDS encoding ABC transporter ATP-binding protein, which translates to MSGSSEPLLSVRDLHVHFDTDEGVVRAVDGVSFDVERGETVCVVGESGSGKTVTCESITQLIPMPPGRIAGGEVLFDGMNLAEFSEKELRSVRGDRIAHVFQNPQGALNPVYTVGTQIIEAIRLHRDVSKAEARARSVDLLDRVGIPDAAARVDDYPHEFSGGMKQRVVIAMALASDPDLLIADEPTTALDVTIQAQILRLLNDLQAEYDMSIVFVTHDLGVVAEIADRVVVMYAGKVMERGGVFDVFEDPAHPYTQGLLDCLPGTGGMMNAIQGSLPDLTDPPDGCRFNPRCPHAVEDCRTGEQPAHETVADDHDVSCVYYRAGYDESVVRRTDGRGDSESESGAARTDGGGRDE; encoded by the coding sequence ATGAGCGGTTCGAGCGAACCGTTGCTCTCGGTCCGCGACCTGCACGTCCACTTCGACACCGACGAGGGGGTCGTCCGCGCCGTCGACGGCGTCAGCTTCGACGTCGAACGCGGCGAGACGGTCTGCGTCGTCGGCGAGTCGGGGTCGGGCAAGACGGTCACCTGCGAGTCCATCACCCAGTTGATTCCCATGCCGCCGGGCCGTATCGCCGGCGGCGAGGTGCTGTTCGACGGGATGAACCTCGCGGAGTTCTCCGAGAAGGAACTGCGCTCGGTGCGGGGCGACCGCATCGCCCACGTCTTCCAGAACCCGCAGGGGGCGCTCAACCCCGTCTACACCGTCGGGACGCAGATAATCGAGGCCATCAGACTCCACCGGGACGTCTCGAAGGCCGAGGCCCGCGCCCGTTCCGTCGACCTGCTGGACCGCGTCGGCATCCCCGACGCGGCCGCCCGGGTCGACGACTACCCCCACGAGTTCTCCGGGGGGATGAAACAGCGCGTCGTCATCGCGATGGCGCTCGCCTCGGACCCGGACCTGCTCATCGCCGACGAGCCGACGACGGCGCTGGACGTGACCATCCAGGCCCAGATACTGCGCCTGCTAAACGACCTGCAGGCGGAGTACGACATGAGCATCGTCTTCGTCACCCACGACCTCGGCGTCGTCGCCGAGATCGCCGACCGCGTCGTCGTCATGTACGCGGGCAAGGTGATGGAACGCGGCGGCGTCTTCGACGTCTTCGAGGACCCCGCCCACCCCTACACGCAGGGCCTGCTCGACTGTCTCCCCGGCACCGGTGGTATGATGAACGCCATCCAGGGCAGTCTGCCGGACCTCACAGACCCGCCCGACGGCTGTCGGTTCAACCCGCGGTGTCCCCACGCCGTCGAGGACTGCCGGACGGGCGAGCAACCCGCCCACGAGACGGTCGCGGACGACCACGACGTCTCGTGTGTCTACTACCGCGCGGGCTACGACGAGTCCGTGGTCCGCCGGACGGACGGCAGGGGCGACTCCGAGTCGGAGTCGGGGGCCGCCCGCACCGACGGGGGTGGCCGCGATGAGTGA
- a CDS encoding ABC transporter permease: protein MATEDRFEDVDWDAIGGAGVSRRELAFLGTLLGLAGLAVYDYVVIANQFTTIPALVLPGVGTVFGGYDVSAVDWLSMLTLVVGFYFVVLPLYDNPRLTKYYWRRFRRNRVAVLSSVYLAVIFVVGTFGPAIAGNPELNIIAQYQPPVYTSVSMDVPLDCVGEIASGRCYGSWEYPLGTTSEGQGILKLIILGMRVSMQVGLITMFIVITVGSLVGTTAAYFGGWVDELLMRYVDIQATFPAFFLFLILAYLFTPSLFLLIVLFGFFGWEGVGRLVRSEALQRSEEEYIRAAENAGASDGWIIRRHLLPNVSSTVITAATLLIPSFILVEAAFAFLGLTDPSIPSWGRTITGGKDDLSAAWWIATIPGIFLFFTVLSFNFVGDALRDALDPRSEGET from the coding sequence ATGGCGACCGAAGACCGCTTCGAGGACGTCGACTGGGACGCCATCGGCGGCGCCGGCGTCTCCCGACGCGAACTCGCCTTCCTCGGGACCCTGCTGGGTCTCGCCGGCCTCGCCGTCTACGACTACGTCGTCATCGCCAACCAGTTCACGACGATACCGGCACTCGTCCTCCCCGGCGTGGGGACGGTGTTCGGCGGCTACGACGTCAGCGCCGTCGACTGGCTGTCGATGCTGACGCTCGTCGTCGGGTTCTACTTCGTGGTCCTGCCGCTGTACGACAACCCGCGACTGACGAAGTACTACTGGCGGCGGTTCCGGCGCAACCGGGTCGCGGTGCTCAGTTCCGTCTACCTCGCCGTCATCTTCGTCGTCGGGACGTTCGGCCCGGCCATCGCCGGGAACCCCGAACTGAACATCATCGCCCAGTACCAGCCCCCGGTCTACACGTCCGTCTCGATGGACGTCCCCCTCGACTGCGTCGGGGAGATCGCCAGCGGGCGCTGTTACGGGTCGTGGGAGTACCCGCTGGGGACGACCAGCGAGGGACAGGGCATCCTGAAGCTCATCATCCTCGGGATGCGCGTGAGCATGCAGGTCGGTCTCATCACGATGTTCATCGTCATCACCGTCGGCAGTCTGGTCGGCACGACGGCCGCCTACTTCGGCGGCTGGGTCGACGAACTGCTGATGCGCTACGTGGACATCCAGGCCACCTTCCCCGCGTTCTTCCTGTTCCTCATCCTCGCGTACCTGTTCACGCCGAGTCTCTTCCTCCTCATCGTGTTGTTCGGCTTCTTCGGGTGGGAGGGGGTCGGCAGACTGGTTCGCTCGGAGGCGCTCCAGCGCAGCGAGGAGGAGTACATCCGCGCGGCGGAGAACGCCGGCGCGAGCGACGGATGGATAATCCGTCGCCATCTCCTGCCGAACGTGTCGAGTACCGTCATCACTGCCGCGACCCTGCTCATCCCGTCGTTCATCCTCGTGGAGGCGGCGTTCGCCTTCCTCGGACTGACCGACCCGAGCATCCCGTCGTGGGGCCGGACCATCACCGGCGGGAAGGACGACCTCTCGGCGGCGTGGTGGATCGCGACGATACCGGGAATCTTCCTGTTCTTCACCGTCCTGTCGTTCAACTTCGTGGGTGACGCGCTCAGGGACGCACTCGACCCGCGCTCGGAGGGTGAGACATGA
- a CDS encoding ABC transporter permease, giving the protein MSMRWYVARRVAWAVLATYLILSITFGLLAVSPGNGQTAFAFSAATSGGDVEEAQETFKKITGRDKPVLERYQDYMVNMATLNWGWSFTRNQPVMDAIAEAYPYSLMYFLPATVISLILGYGIGLYSATHQYTKTDYFGTFVAFFGISIPNFWFGIMLILIFGVTLGWLPTFFQTQAILDHGVFSVANAKQLVMPVVVLSTAAMAANMRYSRAEALEYVHAEFVKTARAKGASDWRVLLRHIFRPALVPLMTILIGDILAVLFAGAYITEVVFQIPGLGQLSYKAIIQQDTPLVLATTLIPVFLVIIGNLLQDIAYTVLDPRIDYEGR; this is encoded by the coding sequence ATGAGCATGCGATGGTACGTCGCCCGACGGGTCGCGTGGGCAGTGCTAGCCACGTATCTCATCCTGTCGATAACGTTCGGCCTGCTCGCGGTCTCCCCCGGCAACGGGCAGACGGCGTTCGCGTTCTCCGCGGCGACGTCGGGCGGTGACGTCGAGGAAGCACAGGAGACGTTCAAGAAGATCACCGGACGTGACAAGCCGGTGCTGGAGCGCTATCAGGACTACATGGTGAACATGGCGACGCTCAACTGGGGGTGGTCGTTCACCCGGAACCAGCCGGTGATGGACGCCATCGCGGAGGCGTACCCCTACTCGTTGATGTACTTCTTACCGGCGACGGTCATCTCGCTGATACTGGGGTACGGCATCGGGTTGTACTCCGCGACCCACCAGTACACCAAGACGGACTACTTCGGGACGTTCGTCGCCTTCTTCGGCATCAGCATCCCGAACTTCTGGTTCGGCATCATGCTGATACTGATATTCGGGGTGACGCTGGGGTGGTTGCCCACGTTCTTCCAGACGCAGGCGATACTGGACCACGGGGTGTTCTCGGTGGCGAACGCGAAGCAACTCGTCATGCCCGTCGTCGTCCTGTCGACGGCGGCGATGGCGGCGAACATGCGCTACTCGCGCGCCGAGGCGCTGGAGTACGTCCACGCGGAGTTCGTCAAGACCGCTCGCGCGAAGGGCGCGAGCGACTGGCGGGTGCTGTTGAGACACATCTTTCGCCCGGCGCTGGTCCCGTTGATGACCATCCTCATCGGTGACATCCTCGCGGTGCTGTTCGCGGGGGCGTACATCACCGAGGTGGTCTTCCAGATCCCCGGCCTCGGGCAGTTGAGCTACAAGGCCATCATCCAGCAGGACACGCCGCTCGTGCTGGCGACGACGCTCATCCCAGTGTTCCTCGTCATCATCGGCAACCTCCTGCAGGACATCGCCTACACCGTGCTCGACCCGAGAATCGACTACGAGGGGCGATAA
- a CDS encoding ABC transporter substrate-binding protein, whose translation MLKLLGAGGAVALAGCSQQSADGDGDGGSNGTTAGNGSDGGEQTTEVEMLGSKLMDPDGNQVTLSAVYSTGGSTTETTMQLIKQELGKVGINVELTGVPFNTMLSKYAQQTYEGGQPTFNAGPRDEAVSQEQWDLMGGIGFNSYPRTPTSIAPFWTDVSQTTQATVNFYGYKPTEPIGPKLDQASSETDEAARQDLLSNVFGILSRDQPVNFLTFSTDLEGFQQNVGGLNVGPTFGFDSQRWHFTGGSGSNPSVQGSFSTGSATDAKTLNPIRNNDTSTDARIGLTMDGAYALNNDDEFTPRWVQEYDTSDKQNYEFFLRDDLQWGADYGQMTADDWVYYIKEVHQAENNWAGDVNQSEWFRNEKPIAVQKTGNLSFEIQLEEVDPAFIKKPVMWGTYCMPKGLVEKYRGDDDGEGLNQDQEVQTLAYASGNLGPYKFDRWDRESVFVASRNDSYYGKNGLFEGNVPYFNQRSYQVFSEESTRLSAFKTGEITQTALPPAKATEYENNESTKVIKVPSAFCGMLVYNQRANGWEPLREQKVRQALTTGVNKQVIVEQINRGYAEPGFTHQPEYSAWFSDDKVTRFGYGETYGTALAQNMLADALPDGYSFE comes from the coding sequence GTGCTCAAACTCCTCGGCGCGGGCGGTGCCGTGGCGCTCGCAGGGTGCAGCCAGCAGTCCGCCGACGGTGACGGCGACGGCGGTTCCAACGGGACGACGGCTGGGAACGGGTCGGACGGCGGGGAGCAGACGACGGAAGTCGAGATGCTCGGGAGCAAGCTGATGGACCCCGACGGCAACCAGGTGACGCTGTCGGCGGTGTACTCCACGGGCGGGAGTACCACCGAGACGACGATGCAACTCATCAAACAGGAACTCGGCAAGGTGGGCATCAACGTCGAACTGACCGGCGTGCCGTTCAACACGATGCTCTCGAAGTATGCCCAGCAGACCTACGAGGGCGGCCAGCCGACGTTCAACGCCGGCCCCCGTGACGAGGCGGTCAGCCAAGAGCAGTGGGACCTGATGGGCGGCATCGGGTTCAACTCCTACCCCCGGACGCCGACGTCTATCGCGCCGTTCTGGACGGACGTCTCCCAGACCACGCAGGCGACGGTCAACTTCTACGGTTACAAACCGACCGAACCCATCGGCCCGAAACTCGACCAGGCGTCCTCCGAGACGGACGAGGCGGCGCGTCAGGACCTCCTCTCGAACGTCTTCGGTATCCTCTCGCGCGACCAGCCCGTGAACTTCCTCACGTTCAGTACGGACCTCGAGGGGTTCCAGCAGAACGTCGGCGGCCTCAACGTCGGGCCGACGTTCGGCTTCGACTCCCAGCGCTGGCACTTCACCGGCGGTAGCGGCTCCAACCCCTCGGTGCAGGGTAGCTTCTCTACGGGGTCGGCCACCGACGCGAAGACACTCAACCCCATCCGGAACAACGACACCTCCACGGACGCCCGCATCGGCCTGACGATGGACGGGGCCTACGCGCTGAACAACGACGACGAGTTCACGCCGCGGTGGGTCCAGGAGTACGACACCTCCGACAAGCAGAACTACGAGTTCTTCCTCCGCGACGACCTGCAGTGGGGCGCGGACTACGGCCAGATGACCGCCGACGACTGGGTGTACTACATCAAGGAGGTCCATCAGGCGGAGAACAACTGGGCGGGCGACGTCAACCAGAGCGAGTGGTTCCGCAACGAGAAGCCCATCGCCGTCCAGAAGACCGGCAACCTGAGCTTCGAGATTCAATTGGAGGAGGTCGACCCGGCGTTCATCAAGAAGCCCGTCATGTGGGGGACCTACTGTATGCCCAAAGGCCTCGTCGAGAAGTACCGCGGCGACGACGACGGCGAGGGGCTCAACCAGGACCAGGAGGTCCAGACGCTCGCGTACGCCAGCGGCAACCTCGGCCCCTACAAGTTCGACCGCTGGGACCGCGAGTCCGTCTTCGTCGCCTCGCGTAACGACAGCTACTACGGCAAGAACGGTCTCTTCGAGGGCAACGTCCCGTACTTCAACCAGCGTTCCTACCAGGTGTTCAGCGAGGAGTCCACCCGCCTGTCGGCGTTCAAGACCGGCGAGATCACCCAGACGGCGCTCCCGCCGGCGAAGGCGACGGAGTACGAGAACAACGAGAGCACGAAGGTCATCAAGGTGCCAAGCGCGTTCTGTGGCATGCTCGTCTACAACCAGCGCGCCAACGGCTGGGAACCGCTGCGCGAGCAGAAGGTCCGGCAGGCGCTCACGACGGGCGTCAACAAGCAGGTCATCGTCGAGCAGATCAACCGCGGCTACGCCGAACCCGGCTTCACCCACCAGCCCGAGTACTCGGCCTGGTTCAGCGACGACAAGGTGACGCGCTTCGGCTACGGCGAGACGTACGGGACGGCGCTCGCCCAGAACATGCTCGCGGACGCACTCCCCGACGGCTACAGCTTCGAGTAA
- a CDS encoding gamma-glutamyltransferase family protein — MDTNVDSFGSRRSTVYASNGVVATSQPLAAQAGLRVLEEGGNAFDAAVATAAALNVVEPTSTGLGGDVFALYRTADGEVGGMRAWGGAPAAATRERVREAVAEEEEVAPDEAEMPFTGPHTVTVPGTARGWEATVDRFGERTLAEALDPAIGYATEGYPVSEVIASHWMGGEDLFESDHARDAYLVDGERAPAAGEVMRLERLGESMRAIAEEGADVVYEGRIGEAIVEEVQREGGFLSMEDLADFEPEFVDPISTTYNGAEVFELPPNNQGLVALEALNIASELDAASHEGAERLHRFAEATALAFHDGHRYITDPEFKDVPPLASREWARRRAKEVGEGAGDHSFGVPDSHAEDADTVLLCVADDAGNVVSYINSRFAGFGSGLVAGDTGIALQNRGASFSLDADHPNRLEPRKRPFHTLIPGLIRFDADDWAAFGVMGGFMQPQGHVQVVSNLVDEGMTPQAALDEPRWRYRESGRLAVETRVPGAIQNALARKGHDVAVLPPVMFGGAQFARNADGVLSAATEPRKDGNAVGY, encoded by the coding sequence ATGGACACGAACGTAGACAGCTTCGGGTCGCGCCGGTCGACGGTGTACGCGAGCAACGGGGTGGTGGCGACGAGCCAGCCGCTGGCGGCGCAGGCGGGTCTGCGGGTGCTGGAGGAGGGCGGCAACGCCTTCGACGCGGCGGTGGCGACGGCCGCCGCCCTGAACGTGGTCGAACCCACCTCGACCGGACTCGGCGGCGACGTCTTCGCGCTCTACCGAACCGCGGACGGCGAGGTGGGCGGGATGCGCGCCTGGGGGGGTGCGCCCGCCGCCGCCACGCGCGAACGGGTCCGCGAGGCCGTCGCCGAGGAGGAGGAGGTGGCTCCCGACGAGGCGGAGATGCCCTTCACGGGGCCGCACACCGTCACCGTCCCGGGAACCGCCCGAGGGTGGGAGGCGACCGTCGACCGCTTCGGGGAGCGGACGCTGGCCGAGGCGCTCGACCCCGCCATCGGGTACGCCACCGAGGGCTACCCCGTCAGCGAGGTCATCGCCAGCCACTGGATGGGCGGGGAGGACCTCTTCGAGTCTGACCACGCCCGGGACGCCTACCTCGTCGACGGCGAACGCGCGCCGGCGGCGGGCGAGGTGATGCGACTGGAGCGACTCGGCGAGTCGATGCGCGCCATCGCGGAAGAGGGCGCTGACGTGGTGTACGAGGGCCGCATCGGGGAGGCCATCGTCGAGGAAGTCCAGCGCGAGGGCGGGTTCCTCTCGATGGAGGACCTCGCGGACTTCGAACCGGAGTTCGTCGACCCCATCTCGACCACCTACAACGGCGCGGAGGTGTTCGAACTCCCGCCGAACAACCAGGGTCTCGTCGCACTCGAAGCGCTGAACATCGCGAGCGAACTCGACGCCGCGAGCCACGAGGGGGCCGAGCGACTCCACCGCTTCGCGGAGGCGACGGCCCTCGCCTTCCACGACGGCCACCGCTACATCACGGACCCCGAGTTCAAGGACGTGCCGCCGCTGGCCTCCCGCGAGTGGGCGAGGCGGCGGGCAAAGGAAGTCGGCGAGGGGGCCGGCGACCACTCCTTCGGGGTACCCGACTCGCACGCCGAGGACGCCGACACGGTCCTGCTCTGTGTCGCCGACGACGCGGGCAACGTCGTCTCGTACATCAACTCCCGGTTCGCCGGGTTCGGGTCGGGCCTCGTCGCCGGCGACACCGGCATCGCCCTCCAGAACCGGGGGGCGTCGTTCTCGCTCGACGCCGACCACCCGAACCGCCTCGAACCCCGAAAGCGCCCGTTCCACACGCTCATCCCGGGGCTCATCCGCTTCGACGCCGACGACTGGGCGGCCTTCGGCGTGATGGGTGGGTTCATGCAGCCACAGGGGCACGTGCAGGTGGTCTCGAACCTCGTCGACGAGGGGATGACGCCGCAGGCGGCGCTCGACGAACCGCGCTGGCGGTACCGGGAGTCGGGCCGTCTGGCCGTCGAGACGCGCGTCCCCGGGGCGATACAGAACGCCCTCGCCCGGAAGGGCCACGACGTGGCCGTCCTCCCGCCCGTCATGTTCGGCGGGGCGCAGTTCGCGCGCAACGCCGACGGCGTCCTCTCGGCGGCCACCGAACCCCGAAAGGACGGCAACGCCGTCGGCTACTGA
- a CDS encoding 60S ribosomal export protein NMD3, which produces MSSRSSGEFCPRCGDPVEPREQPRPGDPAGRQATLCDSCYFEGFDLVDAPDELTVKLCARCGAVYRGNRWVDIGAEDYTDVAIEETQQSLGVHVDAEEVSWLVDPEQVDENTVMMHCHFSGVARGAVIEADHDVRVRFSRETCTRCSRIAGDYYASVIQVRATERTPSDEEVEQSVDIAESFVEDREATGNRNAFITEIDESRDGVDIKLSDTQMGRAIASRIRRRFGGTVSDSRTLVTEDEDGNEVYRVTYAVRLPPYPAGTIVQPEGEDPVLVRSAHGNLKGDYLTTGEHYEASSDDGIAPAARRLGHVRDARETTLVAIEDEHAVQVLDPDTFETKTIARPDYLDEDAETVHVFKSREGLYVLPEDALGDR; this is translated from the coding sequence ATGAGTTCCCGTTCGTCCGGCGAGTTCTGTCCTCGCTGTGGTGACCCGGTCGAACCGCGCGAGCAACCCCGGCCCGGCGACCCGGCAGGCCGGCAGGCCACGCTCTGTGATTCGTGTTACTTCGAAGGGTTCGACCTCGTGGACGCCCCCGACGAGTTGACCGTCAAACTGTGCGCCCGATGCGGAGCCGTCTACCGGGGCAACCGCTGGGTCGACATCGGCGCGGAGGACTACACCGACGTCGCCATCGAGGAAACCCAGCAGTCACTCGGCGTCCACGTCGACGCCGAGGAGGTGTCGTGGCTCGTCGACCCCGAACAGGTCGACGAGAACACCGTGATGATGCACTGTCACTTCTCGGGGGTGGCACGCGGCGCGGTCATCGAGGCCGACCACGACGTGCGGGTGCGCTTCTCGCGAGAGACCTGCACCCGGTGTTCGCGCATCGCCGGCGACTACTACGCCTCCGTGATACAGGTGCGAGCGACAGAGCGTACCCCGAGCGACGAGGAGGTCGAACAGTCGGTCGACATCGCCGAATCGTTCGTCGAGGACCGCGAGGCGACGGGCAACCGCAACGCCTTCATCACGGAGATAGACGAGAGCCGCGACGGGGTGGACATCAAGCTCTCGGACACCCAGATGGGTCGGGCCATCGCCTCGCGCATCCGGCGGCGCTTCGGCGGCACCGTCTCCGACTCCCGGACCCTCGTCACGGAGGACGAGGATGGCAACGAGGTCTACCGGGTGACCTACGCCGTCCGCCTCCCCCCCTACCCGGCGGGCACCATCGTCCAACCGGAGGGCGAGGATCCCGTCCTCGTGCGCTCGGCCCACGGCAACCTCAAGGGCGACTACCTCACCACGGGCGAGCACTACGAGGCGTCCAGCGACGACGGCATCGCCCCGGCCGCCCGCCGCCTCGGCCACGTCCGCGACGCCCGCGAGACGACGCTCGTCGCCATCGAGGACGAACACGCCGTACAGGTGCTCGACCCCGACACCTTCGAGACGAAGACCATCGCCCGCCCGGACTACCTCGACGAGGACGCGGAGACGGTCCACGTCTTCAAGAGTCGAGAGGGACTGTACGTCCTGCCCGAGGACGCCCTCGGGGACCGCTGA